From the Manihot esculenta cultivar AM560-2 chromosome 3, M.esculenta_v8, whole genome shotgun sequence genome, one window contains:
- the LOC110610673 gene encoding protein transport protein SEC23-like, with product MISETNLPTELYPQYATVQYTLSNPNVNPNIPGNAAPAPSGSLVFLFVLDTCMIEEEFGFVKSVLKRAIGLLPDNALVGFVSFGTQAQVHELGFSDMSKVYVFRGNKEISKDQIMEQLGLGVSGRRAPVGYPQKGMQNGFPILGVTRFLLPASECEYTLNFLLDELQTDQWPVAPGNRASRCTGVALSVASGLLGACLPGIGARIIALVGGPCTEGSGVQQRRSSWQDGLLGTNCPIPPKWNWTYQFQVKDQIGSFFYFPSLHMQRASGVYGSFIINNRPIIPIPFATPYDDIIILIGDCTKGTIRL from the exons ATGATCTCCGAGACCAATCTCCCTACTGAGCTCTACCCTCAATACGCGACTGTGCAATACACACTTTCTAACCCTAATGTTAATCCCAATATTCCCGGGAACGCAGCTCCTGCACCATCGGGTTCACTTGTTTTCTTGTTCGTTCTCGATACGTGCATGATCGAGGAGGAGTTTGGGTTCGTAAAATCGGTTCTCAAACGCGCGATCGGGTTGTTGCCGGATAACGCGCTTGTTGGGTTTGTTTCGTTTGGAACGCAGGCGCAGGTTCATGAATTGGGATTTTCAGATATGTCGAAGGTTTATGTGTTTAGAGGCAACAAGGAGATTTCCAAAGATCAGATTATGGAGCAGTTGGGACTTGGCGTTTCGGGCAGGAGAGCCCCTGTTGGATACCCACAGAAAGGAATGCAAAATGGGTTTCCAATTCTTGGCGTTACTCGCTTCTTATTGCCCGCATCCGAGTGCGAATATACCCTCAACTTT CTTTTGGATGAGTTGCAAACGGATCAATGGCCGGTTGCTCCTGGGAATCGAGCTTCAAGGTGCACAGGAGTGGCCTTAAGCGTGGCTTCAGGATTACTTGGAGCTTGTTTGCCTGGAATTGGCGCCAGGATTATAGCTTTGGTTGGTGGTCCATGCACAGAAGG GTCTGGAGTTCAACAGAGAAGAAGTTCATGGCAAGACGGACTTCTGGGGACTAACTGTCCAATTCCTCCAAAGTGGAACTGGACCTACCAGTTTCAGGTTAAGGATCAGATTGGGAGTTTCTTTTACTTCCCTTCTCTTCATATGCAGAGAGCCTCTGGTGTATATGGTAGCTTCATTATAAATAATAGGCCTATTATTCCAATTCCTTTTGCTACTCCATATGACGACATTATCATTTTGATTGGCGATTGTACAAAAGGAACCATACG GCTTTGA